In Mobula hypostoma chromosome 11, sMobHyp1.1, whole genome shotgun sequence, the following are encoded in one genomic region:
- the LOC134354415 gene encoding perforin-1-like — protein sequence MDPRMGERVGILLWALLFLGGVGAICQTGSASECQSATPVPGSSLAGEGFDVVTLSRKGAYVVNVESWSRRDGACTLCKNSLMGGRWQRLPLAAADWRALRNCPRAVSSQLFHSLSELIKSIGSSVDNSWSTGLNLPTQHLQSIGSKSKLMNFAIRKAKSGCYSFAKHEFRCHLYRYRLKDQPPLAPQFSARLDQITNTSYEGARHHYRQLVQTFGTHFIHSVDMGGSFQGVTAIHTCQAAVEGITPEQVKDCLGIEASYQMVAMGKGRVGTGFCKKKASSLNQTKTFHQAFNERLTEAVGGHASGDTDIPFSSDPASFTRWLKSLEVSPGIIKYQLAPLHLLLPNTDHRREQLRLYLSEYILANAMKRDCSKTTCPTPGSRSRSDPCSSQCQESFQVDSHWCHTWKGTGHLFVTIKSGLGLWGDYLSGTDGFVVVSYGNAKGRTRVINNNNNPIWNTRLDLGVVVAHSNVRLTVVVYDKDIFWNEHLGTCKVPLISGVHDHSCHLKHGMVTYQISFTCGGHLYGRTCHRCHRSPGARGFTGLLRTNHSSHSSDSPTALPSGNALFKVINP from the coding sequence ATGGATCCCaggatgggagagagagtggggatttTGCTCTGGGCGCTGCTGTTCCTGGGGGGGGTGGGAGCCATCTGCCAGACGGGCAGTGCCAGCGAATGCCAAAGTGCGACCCCGGTACCAGGGTCCAGTCTGGCTGGAGAGGGTTTCGATGTGGTGACACTGTCACGCAAGGGGGCGTATGTGGTGAACGTGGAGAGTTGGAGTCGTCGGGATGGGGCCTGCACCCTCTGTAAGAACTCACTGATGGGGGGTAGGTGGCAGCGGCTCCCCCTGGCCGCAGCAGACTGGCGGGCTCTGCGTAATTGTCCCCGGGCTGTTTCCAGTCAGCTCTTCCACTCGCTCTCTGAGCTCATAAAGTCAATCGGCTCCAGTGTGGACAACAGCTGGAGCACTGGCCTAAATCTACCCACCCAGCACTTGCAGTCAATTGGTTCCAAATCCAAGCTCATGAATTTTGCCATACGGAAGGCCAAATCAGGCTGCTACAGCTTTGCTAAACATGAGTTCCGCTGTCATCTTTACCGCTACCGCCTGAAGGACCAACCCCCCCTGGCACCCCAGTTCTCTGCCCGTCTGGACCAGATCACCAACACTTCCTATGAGGGAGCCCGGCACCACTACCGCCAACTAGTGCAGACTTTTGGAACTCACTTCATTCACTCGGTCGATATGGGCGGCTCCTTCCAGGGTGTGACAGCCATTCACACCTGCCAAGCTGCTGTGGAGGGCATCACCCCCGAGCAGGTGAAGGACTGCCTGGGGATAGAGGCCAGTTATCAGATGGTGGCGATGGGCAAGGGCAGAGTGGGCACAGGTTTCTGTAAGAAAAAGGCTTCTTCCCTGAACCAGACCAAAACTTTCCACCAGGCCTTCAACGAGAGGCTGACAGAAGCCGTGGGAGGACATGCCAGTGGTGACACAGACATCCCCTTTTCCTCTGACCCTGCCAGCTTCACCCGATGGCTGAAGAGCCTTGAGGTCTCACCAGGTATCATAAAATACCAGCTGGCCCCTCTCCATCTCCTGCTACCTAACACTGACCACCGCCGGGAACAGCTAAGGCTCTACCTCAGCGAGTACATTTTGGCCAACGCCATGAAACGggactgctccaaaaccacctgCCCCACTCCTGGGAGCAGAAGCAGATCCGATCCCTGTTCCAGCCAATGTCAGGAGAGCTTCCAGGTAGACAGTCACTGGTGCCACACGTGGAAGGGCACAGGGCACCTGTTTGTCACTATCAAGAGCGGCTTAGGTCTCTGGGGCGACTATTTATCTGGCACTGACGGTTTTGTGGTGGTCTCTTACGGTAATGCCAAAGGTCGGACCAGGGTgataaacaacaacaacaaccctaTCTGGAACACCAGACTGGACCTGGGGGTGGTGGTTGCCCACAGCAACGTGAGACTCACCGTGGTTGTCTATGATAAAGATATCTTTTGGAACGAACATCTGGGGACCTGCAAGGTGCCTCTGATCTCTGGTGTCCATGATCATTCCTGCCACCTTAAGCATGGCATGGTCACCTACCAAATTTCCTTCACCTGTGGCGGCCACTTGTATGGTCGCACCTGCCACCGGTGTCACCGGAGTCCAGGAGCCCGTGGGTTCACCGGGCTCCTGAGGACCAACCACTCCTCCCACTCGTCTGACTCCCCCACCGCCCTTCCTTCAGGGAATGCCCTCTTCAAAGTTATCAACCCCTAA